From the Opitutia bacterium genome, one window contains:
- a CDS encoding single-stranded DNA-binding protein, whose amino-acid sequence MANLNKVMLIGNLTRDPELRVTPKGTAICTFSLAVNRKFKDESGGEREEVTYVDIEAWGKAGENISKYCTKGRPLFVEGRLRLDQWEDKNTKEKRSRMKVVCENFQFLGSGGGRGEGGGGEGGEGRTYSAPAPRASAPSRPAPAAQENLDEDVPF is encoded by the coding sequence ATGGCCAATCTCAACAAAGTCATGCTCATCGGCAACCTGACGCGCGACCCGGAACTCCGAGTCACGCCGAAGGGCACCGCCATCTGCACCTTCTCGCTCGCCGTGAACCGCAAGTTCAAGGACGAGAGCGGTGGCGAACGTGAGGAAGTGACCTACGTTGACATCGAAGCCTGGGGCAAGGCCGGCGAGAACATCTCCAAATACTGCACCAAGGGTCGCCCGCTCTTCGTCGAAGGCCGTCTGCGCCTCGACCAGTGGGAAGACAAGAACACGAAGGAAAAACGCAGCCGCATGAAGGTCGTCTGCGAAAACTTCCAGTTCCTCGGTTCCGGTGGCGGTCGCGGCGAAGGCGGCGGCGGTGAGGGCGGCGAAGGCCGCACCTACAGCGCCCCCGCTCCCCGCGCCAGCGCCCCGAGCCGCCCGGCTCCGGCCGCGCAGGAGAATCTCGACGAAGACGTGCCGTTCTGA